A window of Paenibacillus sp. 19GGS1-52 contains these coding sequences:
- the nirB gene encoding nitrite reductase large subunit NirB translates to MTATRKKLVLVGNGMAGVWAIEHLLKLAPEAYEITIFGSEPHPNYNRIMLSSVLAGGANMDEIIINDLEWYRSHNITLYIGQTVTAIDTDKRVIYSDKGIETEYDELILATGSHPFMLPLPGADKKGVIAFRDIKDCEIMQETAKSYRKAVVIGGGLLGLEAARGLLHLGMEVSVVHINEYIMERQLDQPASIMLRKELEDQGMKFLLNKQSEAILGQKRVKSLLFADGSTVEADLIVMAVGIKPNIKLAQKSGITINRGIVVNDYMETNIPGISAVGECAEHRGIAYGLVAPLYEQGAVLAKRLAGVVTEGYAGSVTSTKLKVSGVNVFSAGQFTEPENSRALRFQDEIDGVYKKLVIQNDKLIGAVLFGDTNDGAQLFSMIKKGENIKGREKELLLGISADAFSAGQGNRLEEMADDEIICGCNGVSKGRIAEAIQSEGCTSVGQIKACTKASASCGGCKPLVEGLLQLYAGDAVVTVKEGICGCTPLGRDEIVSEIKRMELKTVKEVMNVLEWNVEEGCSKCRPSLNYYLGMLWPEEYVDEKESRFTNERYHANIQKDGTYSVVPRIYGGVTSPAALKKIAEVAEKFDVPMVKFTGGQRIDLLGVKKEDLPKMWEELDMPSGHAYGKTLRTVKTCVGSTFCRFGTQDAIGMGIRLEKEFERLTAPAKVKLAVSGCPRNCAEATIKDFGVVAIDGGWELHIGGNGGVHVRATDLLCVVKTDDEVVEWASAFLQYYRESAGWNERTAAWVERVGVDSVKKALENREDRLALQERIQKTLSLTTDPWKQIVNEPELRKNFEPITQPETV, encoded by the coding sequence ATGACAGCTACACGCAAAAAGCTGGTACTGGTCGGCAATGGTATGGCAGGGGTGTGGGCTATTGAGCATTTGCTTAAATTGGCTCCCGAGGCTTATGAAATTACAATATTCGGATCAGAACCGCATCCTAATTATAACCGAATTATGTTATCTTCTGTTCTTGCTGGTGGAGCAAATATGGATGAGATCATAATTAATGATCTGGAATGGTATCGCAGCCACAACATTACCTTATATATCGGTCAGACAGTAACTGCGATAGACACTGATAAACGCGTAATCTATTCCGATAAAGGGATTGAAACGGAATATGATGAGTTAATTTTGGCAACTGGCTCCCATCCTTTTATGCTGCCGCTGCCGGGTGCAGATAAGAAAGGTGTCATTGCTTTTCGTGATATCAAGGACTGTGAGATTATGCAGGAAACTGCGAAGTCTTATCGAAAGGCAGTAGTGATTGGCGGAGGCCTACTAGGTTTGGAGGCAGCTAGAGGATTGTTGCATCTGGGGATGGAAGTCTCGGTTGTTCATATCAATGAGTATATTATGGAACGTCAGCTGGACCAACCGGCCTCGATCATGCTCAGAAAAGAGCTTGAGGATCAGGGGATGAAGTTCCTTTTAAATAAGCAGTCGGAAGCCATTCTTGGCCAAAAGAGAGTCAAAAGCTTATTATTCGCTGACGGAAGTACAGTTGAGGCAGATTTGATTGTAATGGCGGTTGGCATCAAGCCCAATATTAAATTAGCACAAAAGAGCGGGATTACCATCAATCGCGGCATTGTCGTCAATGATTATATGGAGACGAATATTCCGGGCATCTCTGCTGTCGGTGAATGCGCGGAGCACAGGGGAATCGCTTATGGGCTCGTAGCCCCCCTATATGAGCAAGGGGCTGTTCTAGCCAAAAGGCTGGCTGGAGTCGTGACTGAAGGTTATGCCGGCTCTGTGACATCAACCAAGCTTAAGGTGTCTGGAGTGAATGTCTTCTCAGCAGGCCAATTTACGGAGCCAGAGAATTCCCGCGCACTGCGTTTTCAGGATGAAATAGACGGGGTATACAAAAAATTGGTCATTCAGAATGACAAACTCATCGGAGCTGTGTTATTTGGAGACACCAACGATGGAGCGCAGTTGTTCTCCATGATTAAGAAAGGCGAGAATATTAAAGGGCGCGAAAAAGAACTGCTGCTAGGAATATCTGCGGACGCCTTCTCTGCGGGTCAAGGGAATCGGCTGGAAGAAATGGCGGATGATGAGATCATCTGCGGCTGCAATGGAGTATCCAAGGGCAGAATCGCTGAAGCGATTCAATCCGAAGGCTGCACCAGTGTGGGACAGATCAAAGCTTGTACCAAGGCTTCTGCTTCTTGTGGCGGTTGTAAGCCTCTAGTCGAAGGATTACTGCAATTGTATGCAGGTGATGCCGTTGTAACCGTCAAGGAAGGGATTTGTGGCTGTACCCCATTGGGGCGTGATGAAATTGTCTCCGAGATTAAACGAATGGAGCTTAAGACGGTCAAAGAAGTGATGAATGTTCTGGAGTGGAATGTAGAAGAAGGCTGCTCGAAATGCCGTCCTTCCTTAAACTATTACTTAGGGATGCTCTGGCCTGAAGAATATGTAGATGAGAAAGAATCACGGTTCACGAACGAACGGTATCATGCCAATATTCAGAAGGATGGGACTTACTCAGTGGTTCCTCGAATTTATGGCGGTGTAACCTCACCAGCAGCACTCAAAAAAATTGCGGAAGTAGCTGAAAAGTTCGATGTGCCAATGGTGAAGTTTACGGGCGGACAAAGAATCGATCTGCTAGGGGTTAAGAAAGAGGATTTGCCGAAAATGTGGGAGGAGCTGGATATGCCCTCTGGGCATGCCTACGGGAAGACATTGCGCACAGTAAAGACCTGTGTCGGATCTACCTTCTGCCGCTTTGGCACACAGGATGCTATTGGAATGGGGATTCGTCTGGAAAAAGAATTCGAACGCCTGACTGCACCAGCCAAAGTTAAACTTGCTGTCTCTGGCTGTCCCCGCAACTGTGCGGAAGCGACGATTAAGGATTTTGGCGTGGTAGCAATTGATGGGGGTTGGGAGCTGCACATCGGGGGTAACGGCGGTGTACATGTCCGGGCAACAGATCTGCTCTGTGTAGTGAAGACAGACGATGAGGTAGTGGAATGGGCGAGTGCTTTCCTCCAATATTATCGCGAGAGTGCTGGATGGAATGAGAGAACGGCAGCTTGGGTAGAACGCGTAGGTGTGGATAGTGTGAAAAAGGCCTTGGAGAATCGTGAGGATCGCCTAGCGCTGCAGGAAAGAATACAGAAAACACTCAGCCTG